tttggtgAACAAGGGTCTGAATTGGCCAGGAGTAGAAAATTAACAACTTCAATTGTTAAAAAgaatgacttttaaaattaaaagtatttttaatatttttttatatgattggaTGAATATTTAACAGAATTTTGGAGAATTTTATCTCATTGAATTTAATGATAGCATATAGCTTAAAttctatatattttctatttgtattaactcaactttttttttttattattttgtttggcACCGCTATATAATTGGGCCGAAGgcccaaatacaaaaataacctAACAGAGTGCCGGGACATACATATATTCAATCCTTTCGAAGCAATTAGGTTTCATATAAATTCTCTCAGGCAACTGGGTTTGTGCTCTGCGGCTACAATCAATGGTATCGTCTTTTTACGTTTACTGTGTAGACATGATATGAATCTGATTCTGATGGTGTTTGGATTTTGCATGAGTGCAGGGGAAGGGAACAGGGAGTTTCGGTAAGAGGAGGAACAAGACCCACACCCTCTGTGTCAGATGTGGCCGTCGCAGTTTCCACCTCCAGAAAAGTCGCTGTGCTGCGTGTGCTTTCCCAGCAGCGCGCACTAGAAAATGTAACTCTTTTACTTATTAAATTTAGGGTTTGTGTTATAGATTTGGTCTTGATTGGTCGATGGTTTCAGATAACTGGAGCGTCAAGGCCATTAGGAGAAAGACCACTGGAACGGGAAGAATGAGGTATCTGCGTCACGTGCCTCGCAGATTCAAGAGCGGCTTCAGAGAGGGTATAATCGGTTAACTGTTTTAGTGTTTACTTTTGGGttttggtttagggtttttgCTAACGTGGTAGTTTTGAATCAGGTACCGAAGCTGCACCCAGGAAGAGAGGAGCGGCTACCACTGCCTAAGCTGTCGAAGGTAGCAATTTTTCTGGATCCATGAATTAGGAGTTTAGGCTTCTGTGTTGTGCGAAACCCTGTtaaacaatttttctttctGTCTTTTTGACCTTATTTCATATAAATGGATTTGTATTTCAACTTGAGTATGGTAAGGAGTTTTGAATTGATAGTTTTTTTTACGTCTATACTTTAATTTCCAATTCAGACTTAATTTTTGGATTTGTTATTGGGaatgaattatttaatgttaattatgcTGATAAGATAGTTTGCATTACGGCCTTGTCTAAAATTTTGCATACTACGGCAGAATTTGAGATTAGAATATCCCTTTAATTGATGATTTATCAAAAGTTTGTTGGTTTGGGGTTAGGTAATTTAAATTGGCTTGCCATCGAAGCTAGCTAGAATAGTTTCAATAAGGAAGAAGTGGTGCGGGTGAGAGATGACAAAACCATGACTGTTCAAAATTCTTCGCAACTTTGTCTCTCTTGGTTATGTTTCCTTGATAGAAGAAGAATGAGAATATGCAAGATTGcgatttatttaatgtaatgaGAGATTGGCCttagttattgttattttttgtttttttctaatcGATTTTCACTCTGATAAAGTTCTTGATAATCCCCTAGTCGTTCGACACAGTTTAAGAAAATGCAATATTACCAAATTTTGCGGGTTATGACTTAATAATTATGGCATCAGGACATATCCACTACAACCATTAAATTCGTCTTTCGccttttcttaaatatttgtaCTCTCagctttttttaatattttcgttGTTTCTTATTTTCCTTCCAATAAAATTGTAGTTGCTATACATAATTTCCTGAGATAAGATTATGTACGTGTAAAGATGGGATTACTTCATGTCTTTTTTGTATTTCCTTCCCAAACTTGGTTTATTAGGGATTTTACTACCATTGtcaaaattgatgttaaataaGCCGTTTTGCTCTAATACTGTGTTGATGTTTTCGATTTTCGTTTCCTATTTAAATGGAAAtatattggttattattattattattattcttatttttcgATGATAAAAGTTGGAAGAAGATTCATcgacattttattttaattagagaaAGTATACAATATAACAGTGTGAAGCAAGGGATTCGTGTGGAATCTGTCTGTTTAGGCTTCCTAAAATTGTTATAGGTGAATATATTTAAACAGTCATGTGGAAACTCTATTTTAACAGTCATGTTATAGGTGAATATATTATCTGAATTGTTCGAATATCCTATTATCGTTCTGTTAcgtattaaatttcaaatttcttttatcatatcAAATGTCTTCAATGCTTCTGTAACCCCCACATCAAATTTATATTGACATGCAATTACAGTCGCATAATATGATTCTAAAGCATTAtacattttatgattttaagaaGCTAATTTTACGGGTTAGTAATGACTAATTCAGCTGTTatgatgtttattttttatcaaagtcTTTGTTAATGGTTGCCAAAATAATATTCTCCCCAGCCACGTTAATGGTACTGAACACAATActtggaagaaaattgaaataaagagCTTTTAACTGGATGAAGAGCCATCTTTTCTATTTCCACACTCCATTCGGAATAGTTTCAACTAGGAAGAAAAATAAGACATCTCACTATATACGAGAGGGGATATAAGAAATGGTAAGTGATGGTCAAATATTGGATACCTTTTGTTTTTGTCAAGTAAATTTCTACAAATATTGAAAAGTTTACCGTTGAATCCCATGTTAGGAAATTGCgttattatcaattaattttggGTTACTTGTCTAAATTTGGCATTTCTTGTCTAAGCAATTTCACAACTATcggcattgtatttttatattcgTCTCTtgcatatttttgaaatattttgtactGTCATCTAT
This region of Vigna unguiculata cultivar IT97K-499-35 chromosome 5, ASM411807v1, whole genome shotgun sequence genomic DNA includes:
- the LOC114183690 gene encoding 60S ribosomal protein L37-3, with amino-acid sequence MGKGTGSFGKRRNKTHTLCVRCGRRSFHLQKSRCAACAFPAARTRKYNWSVKAIRRKTTGTGRMRYLRHVPRRFKSGFREGTEAAPRKRGAATTA